One Thunnus thynnus chromosome 18, fThuThy2.1, whole genome shotgun sequence genomic region harbors:
- the traf3ip2a gene encoding E3 ubiquitin ligase TRAF3IP2, with product MDSFKGPCPHQSVPVEMDESMTSSSLDLAWPPTCQQCNGHTETSKRQQDQRCERTGGVDQWRLFEDRYQHDPRAACRAVPEPSFVPRTHPGQMRPPNPSGVWPHGYREPLYVQPPPVVDHSRGFAGPSNWPQDRSVEEAEYLEPPLPLMSNNYNPHIPSRYSAACMPAQCPDPVKGSCLRQCACHLPANPPRRNYNYCHYKHDYPVDPHQKPQQYQQSWNTPQSRLQPKDAPNVPHASVPQCVVPARDVMHEVSVNYSFQADPGPATGEIRRTISLPEECRNIFITYSVDTAREMIPFSKFLSDQGFKPVIDIFHNTIRGMGITKWMDRYLNDKSVLIIVVISPKYKEDVEGDGDDDHGLHTKYIHNQIQNEFIQQGCLNFRLVPVLFPNATKKHVPNWLQSTRIYRWPHDTEDLLLRLLREERYIIPQRGADLTLTVRPL from the exons ATGGATTCTTTCAAAG GACCTTGCCCTCATCAGAGTGTTCCTGTTGAGATGGATGAGAGCATGACATCCTCCAGTCTGGACTTGGCCTGGCCTCCTACTTGCCAGCAGTGTAATGGACATACAGAGACCAGCAAAAGGCAGCAGGACCAGAGGTGTGAGCGAACTGGGGGGGTAGACCAGTGGAGACTCTTTGAGGACCGTTACCAGCATGACCCCAGAGCTGCCTGTCGTGCTGTCCCTGAACCTTCCTTCGTCCCCCGAACACATCCAGGACAGATGAGACCCCCTAACCCTTCAGGTGTTTGGCCACATGGTTACAGAGAGCCCCTATATGTACAGCCCCCCCCGGTTGTTGACCACAGTAGAGGCTTTGCAGGCCCTTCAAACTGGCCACAGGACCGCTCTGTGGAGGAGGCAGAATACTTGGAGCCCCCTCTCCCGCTTATGTCTAACAACTACAACCCCCATATCCCTTCACGATACTCAGCTGCATGTATGCCTGCTCAGT GCCCTGACCCAGTGAAGGGGAGTTGTCTCAGACAATGTGCATGTCACCTGCCAGCAAATCCACCCCGTCGCAATtataattattgtcattataagCATGATTACCCAGTGGATCCACACCAGAAGCCTCAACAATACCAACAGTCCTG GAATACCCCCCAAAGTAGGCTGCAACCAAAAGATGCTCCAAATGTCCCACATGCCTCTGTGCCTCAGTGTGTTGTGCCTGCTAGGGATGTGATGCATGAGGTCAGTGTGAATTACTCCTTCCAGGCAGATCCAGGACCAGCCACAGGGGAGATCAGGAGGACCATCAGTCTCCCTGAGGAGTGCA GGAATATTTTCATCACATACTCAGTGGACACAGCCAGAGAAATGATTCCTTTCTCCAAATTTCTGAGTGATCAGGGATTCAAACCAGTT attgacatttttcataataCAATCCGAGGAATGGGCATCACCAAATGGATGGACAGATATTTGAATGAT aaatcaGTGCTCATCATCGTGGTCATCAGCCCCAAGTACAAGGAGGACGTGGAGGGAGATGGTGATGACGACCATGGACTGCACACCAAGTACATTCACAATCAG ATCCAAAATGAGTTCATCCAACAAGGCTGTCTGAACTTCAGACTTGTACCTGTGTTGTTTCCCAATGCAACCAAG AAACATGTCCCCAACTGGCTCCAGAGCACCAGGATCTACCGCTGGCCCCATGACACCGAGGACCTGCTGCTGCGTCTGCTCAGGGAGGAGCGCTACATCATTCCACAGAGGGGAGCTGACCTCACCCTTACTGTTCGTccactctga